In Gossypium arboreum isolate Shixiya-1 chromosome 5, ASM2569848v2, whole genome shotgun sequence, a single genomic region encodes these proteins:
- the LOC108451646 gene encoding G-type lectin S-receptor-like serine/threonine-protein kinase At4g27290: protein MDATYCHRHLCNKQAFASAVGFGLLIGNKMVSKTRFWYPFILLMFLCAGAAMDTIRPGNHLNSSTTVVSVGEMFELGFFQPTDSEHYYVGIWYKNIKEDPVVWIANRDYPVTASAFFCISDDGNLEIKQGRIIYRVTDMTLPNANVTATLLDSGNLILRDENSSILWQSFDFPSHTYLPGMKLGYDTRIQSTWSYVSWKSSNDPSPGNFTLKLDSGPEKQIMIMNGDAIYWRSYRSWGDRDNFFEFPVETRLNMYNFSFVSESDTAYLTYNIYTNDTISRFTIDATGQLRQLLWLDNEWSVLNSQPMQPCEVYAYCGANSSCSNMSSPICSCLPGFKPSSVEFWNNGDFKEGCSRKNELQCGTGKNDGFHMLTKVILPQKHLTQEVQSFGDCRSSCLSNCSCSGFSYTDRNCSIWTGELINLQQLPVNNSSGTDFYLKLAATDLETKKESSSNTRKTVIVSVTVTMTVFTSAFCIWQVKVKREKIKGQDLLSFEVTMSPSHTKKEQCKGRWQVEHEKEVEIPLFSFSSVSAATDNFSFSNKLGEGGFGPVYKGKLLKGDEVAVKRLSRQSGQGWDELKNEAMLIGKLQHKNLVKLLGCCIERDEKILIYEYLPNKSLDTLLFGTNAMVTLPWKTRVRIIEGIAQGLLYLHQYSRVQIIHRDLKASNILLDEDMNPKISDFGMARIFGGTEQRATKRIVGTYGYMAPEYALGGVFSVKSDVFSFGVLLLEILSGKKNTGFYLSNSLDLIGYAWDLWTSKRPLEFINPETHDTYCPIAATRYMNIALLCVEERAANRPTMSDVVMMLNNELTVLPSPVQPAFSNARNVQDSSQSIPETSQNKLTISVITKSFSLMEILWWSTLFFFFIFKASTMKIITPGDFIKDGGETLESENGTFEMGFFSPENSNNRYVGIWYKFSNTTVVWVANREVPVSDNNGVLSLDNNGILTLFNETNGVVWYTNPNTSRTPHEPVLQLFDSGNLVVKEKNEDDSKNFFWESFDFPCDNLLPGMKIGINLITGFEYYISSWKSSDDPSQGQYSLRMDPHGHPQVVLKKGSETVYRAGSWDGHYLSARKPDDSPIPLYSYNFVINENEIYFKSELKNSSFISRYAMDPSGLMQRFIWNQRNEWQVFSTAQADGCSTYGLCGSYASCKSGRFPLCSCLEGFKPKSSMNTSDGCSRTTELDCSGDGFLKQRRLALPDTSKSWANGSMNLKECEEFCVKNCACTAYANLDVTKGSGCLVWLDELIDITEFSQDVQPLYIRLPISELDKIQRKMEKKKAVIIAISIIVPMGSMVTLFLLYKLKNNLSNKGKPTFSLDFYIQTLIFDMFYE from the exons ATGGATGCTACCTACTGCCATAGACATTTATGCAACAAACAAGCTTTTGCTTCAG CGGTTGGATTTGGACTACTTATCGGAAACAAAATGGTATCGAAAACCAGATTTTGGTATCCTTTTATCCTGCTGATGTTCTTATGTGCTGGTGCTGCAATGGACACAATCAGACCAGGCAACCACTTGAATAGCTCAACAACAGTGGTTTCAGTTGGTGAAATGTTTGAGTTGGGATTTTTTCAACCTACAGATTCAGAACATTACTATGTGGGAATTTGGTACAAGAATATCAAGGAAGATCCAGTGGTTTGGATAGCGAACCGGGATTATCCGGTCACTGCTTCGGCTTTTTTCTGCATAAGCGATGATGGCAACCTTGAGATTAAGCAAGGTAGGATCATTTACAGGGTGACAGATATGACATTACCTAATGCAAATGTGACTGCTACATTGTTGGATTCAGGCAATCTTATTTTGAGAGATGAAAATTCTAGCATATTATGGCAAAGCTTTGATTTCCCTTCTCATACTTACTTGCCCGGTATGAAACTCGGATACGATACAAGGATTCAGAGCACTTGGTCGTATGTCTCGTGGAAGAGCTCCAATGACCCGAGTCCTGGAAATTTCACCCTCAAATTGGATTCCGGACCTGAAAAACAGATCATGATCATGAACGGAGATGCGATATACTGGAGATCATATAGGTCATGGGGAGATAGAGACAACTTCTTTGAATTCCCTGTTGAAACAAGGTTGAACATGTACAACTTTAGCTTTGTTTCGGAATCTGATACGGCTTATCTCACTTACAACATCTATACGAATGACACGATCAGTCGATTCACGATCGACGCGACGGGACAACTGAGGCAACTCTTATGGTTAGACAACGAATGGAGCGTGTTGAACAGTCAACCGATGCAACCGTGCGAAGTATACGCTTACTGTGGTGCCAATTCGAGCTGCAGCAACATGTCATCACCAATTTGTAGTTGTTTACCAGGATTCAAACCGAGTTCGGTTGAGTTTTGGAACAATGGAGATTTCAAAGAAGGATGCTCAAGGAAAAATGAATTGCAATGTGGCACTGGCAAGAACGATGGATTTCATATGCTTACTAAAGTAATATTGCCACAAAAACATCTGACACAAGAGGTTCAAAGCTTTGGTGACTGCAGGTCATCCTGTTTGAGTAACTGCTCGTGTTCCGGTTTTTCGTATACCGATCGGAATTGCTCGATATGGACTGGAGAACTAATCAATTTGCAGCAGCTACCAGTTAATAATAGCTCTGGAACAGATTTTTATCTCAAACTAGCAGCAACCGATTTGGAGACTAAAA AAGAAAGCTCAAGTAACACGAGGAAAACAGTTATTGTATCAGTGACAGTAACTATGACAGTTTTTACTTCAGCATTTTGCATTTGGCAAGTGAAGGTGAAGAGAGAGAAAATAAAAG GGCAAGACTTGTTATCATTTGAAGTTACTATGAGTCCATCACATACCAAAAAGGAACAATGTAAAGGAAGATGGCAAGTGGAACATGAGAAGGAAGTGGAAATTCCATTATTCAGCTTTTCCAGTGTATCTGCTGCTACTGATAATTTCTCATTCTCAAATAAACTTGGAGAGGGTGGTTTTGGACCTGTATACAAG GGAAAATTATTGAAAGGGGATGAAGTAGCAGTGAAAAGGCTGTCAAGACAATCTGGGCAAGGTTGGGATGAGTTAAAGAACGAAGCAATGCTAATAGGCAAACTCCAACACAAAAATCTCGTCAAACTTCTTGGTTGTTGCATTGAAAGAGATGAAAAGATTCTTATCTATGAGTATTTGCCCAATAAGAGCTTGGATACTCTTCTCTTCG GTACCAATGCAATGGTTACACTACCTTGGAAAACTCGAGTTCGAATCATCGAAGGGATTGCTCAAGGTCTTCTTTATCTCCATCAATATTCCAGGGTTCAAATTATTCACAGGGATTTGAAGGCCAGCAACATTTTGTTGGATGAAGATATGAACCCTAAAATTTCGGACTTTGGGATGGCTAGAATTTTTGGAGGCACAGAACAACGAGCAACTAAACGGATTGTTGGAACTTA TGGTTACATGGCTCCTGAATATGCTTTGGGAGGCGTCTTCTCAGTGAAATCAGATGTCTTCAGCTTTGGAGTTTTGTTGTTAGAGATTTTAAGTGGCAAAAAGAACACCGGTTTCTATCTAAGCAATTCTCTCGATCTCATTGGATAT GCATGGGATCTTTGGACAAGCAAGAGGCCACTAGAGTTTATCAACCCTGAAACGCATGATACGTATTGTCCAATTGCAGCAACTAGATACATGAATATTGCACTCCTTTGTGTTGAAGAACGAGCGGCCAACCGACCGACAATGTCGGACGTTGTCATGATGTTGAACAATGAACTCACTGTCTTACCTTCTCCGGTGCAACCGGCTTTCTCGAATGCCCGAAATGTCCAAGATTCAAGTCAGAGCATCCCAGAAACCTCTCAAAATAAACTTACAATCTCGGTTATTACT AAAAGCTTCTCATTAATGGAGATTCTTTGGTGGTCgactctctttttcttcttcattttcaaAGCCTCAACAATGAAAATCATCACTCCGGGTGATTTCATTAAAGATGGCGGTGAAACACTTGAATCCGAAAATGGAACCTTCGAAATGGGTTTTTTCAGTCCAGAGAATTCGAACAACCGATACGTAGGAATATGGTATAAATTTTCAAACACCACAGTCGTTTGGGTCGCTAACAGGGAAGTTCCGGTTTCAGATAATAATGGAGTTTTAAGCTTAGACAACAATGGAATCCTCACACTTTTCAACGAAACCAACGGCGTCGTTTGGTATACTAATCCAAACACATCAAGAACTCCCCATGAACCTGTTTTACAGCTTTTCGATTCAGGAAATCTCGTAGTGAAAGAGAAAAACGAGGATGATTCAAAGAATTTTTTCTGGGAAAGTTTTGATTTTCCTTGTGATAATCTTTTACCAGGGATGAAGATTGGGATAAACTTAATCACTGGTTTCGAATACTATATATCGTCATGGAAATCATCAGATGATCCATCACAAGGTCAATATTCATTAAGGATGGATCCTCATGGTCACCCACAAGTTGTTTTGAAGAAAGGATCGGAAACAGTTTACCGAGCAGGTTCATGGGACGGTCATTATTTATCAGCTCGGAAACCAGATGATAGTCCAATTCCTTTGTATTCATATAATTTCGTGATCAATGAAAACGAAATTTACTTCAAATCGGAGCTGAAAAACAGTTCGTTTATTTCCAGGTACGCAATGGATCCATCTGGTTTAATGCAGCGTTTCATATGGAACCAAAGGAATGAATGGCAAGTTTTCTCGACGGCACAAGCTGATGGATGTTCTACTTATGGGTTATGTGGATCGTATGCGAGTTGTAAATCCGGTAGGTTTCCACTGTGTTCGTGCTTGGAAGGGTTTAAACCAAAGAGCTCGATGAATACGTCGGATGGATGCAGTCGGACGACGGAGTTGGATTGTAGTGGAGATGGGTTTTTGAAGCAGAGACGGTTGGCGTTACCTGACACATCGAAATCTTGGGCTAATGGTAGCATGAATTTAAAAGAATGCGAGGAATTTTGTGTGAAGAACTGCGCTTGCACGGCGTATGCGAATTTGGATGTTACAAAAGGGAGTGGATGCTTGGTTTGGTTGGATGAATTGATTGATATAACTGAGTTTTCACAGGATGTCCAACCTCTTTACATTCGATTGCCTATATCTGAGCTAG ataaaattcaaagaaaaatggaaaagaagAAGGCAGTGATAATAGCCATCTCCATCATAGTACCTATGGGATCCATGGTAACATTGTTTCTCTTATACAAACTCAAGAATAATCTCAGCAACAAAGGTAAACCAACATTTTCCCTCGACTTCTATATTCAGACACTTATTTTCGACATGTTTTACGAGTAA
- the LOC128292731 gene encoding G-type lectin S-receptor-like serine/threonine-protein kinase SD1-1, with protein MEMQIFDFATIANATNNFSSNNKLGQGGFGHVYKGMLKEGKEIAVKRLSKDSGQGFDEFKNEVTLIVKLQHRNLVKLFGCCLKGDESMLIYEYLPNKSLDNFIFDKTRNKLLNWERRFHIIDGIARGLLYLHHDSRLRIIHRDLKASNILLDNDMNPKISDFGLARMFGGDQIEDKTRRVVGTYGYMSPEYVFYGRFSMKSDVFSFGVLILEQRPEDRPKMSSVLLMLGGESTLPQPNQPGYFIEKDQLPSATVADCRSRKQSTSSNEVTITMLDAR; from the exons ATGGAGATGCAAATATTCGATTTTGCAACTATAGCCAATGCAACAAATAACTTCTCAAGCAACAACAAGTTGGGACAAGGTGGATTTGGTCATGTATATAAG GGTATGTTGAAAGAAGGGAAAGAAATAGCAGTGAAGAGACTATCAAAGGATTCAGGGCAAGGATTTGATGAATTCAAGAATGAAGTGACATTGATAGTTAAACTTCAACATCGGAATCTGGTAAAGCTATTTGGTTGCTGCCTTAAGGGAGATGAAAGCATGCTAATCTACGAATACTTGCCAAATAAAAGTTTAGACAACTTCATATTCG ataaaacaagaaacaaattgTTGAACTGGGAAAGGCGATTTCACATCATAGATGGGATTGCTCGAGGACTTCTTTATCTTCATCACGATTCTAGATTAAGGATTATTCATAGAGATTTAAAAGCAAGTAATATATTATTAGATAATGATATGAATCCCAAGATTTCAGACTTTGGTTTGGCTAGGATGTTTGGTGGAGATCAAATAGAGGACAAAACAAGAAGAGTTGTCGGAACATA TGGTTATATGTCTCCAGAGTATGTTTTTTATGGACGTTTCTCAATGAAATCTGATGTTTTTAGTTTTGGAGTTTTGATTTTGG AACAACGCCCAGAAGATAGACCCAAGATGTCATCGGTGTTGCTTATGTTAGGCGGCGAAAGTACATTACCTCAACCGAATCAGCCTGGTTATTTCATTGAAAAAGATCAGCTGCCATCAGCGACGGTAGCCGATTGTAGATCCAGGAAACAATCAACTTCATCTAATGAAGTCACCATTACAATGTTAGATGCCAGATAG